From the genome of Candidatus Deferrimicrobium borealis:
CCTGACGAAGGATCGCCTGAAAAAAATGCTCGCCGATGTGGCCGCCGGCGCCGTCTCCGTGGAGGAGGCGTTCGAGCGCCTGCGCGCGTTGCCGTACGAAAGGGTGGCGGGGGCGCACGTCGACCACCATCGCGGGATCCGGCAGGGGGTCCCCGAGGTGATCTTCGGCGAGGGGAAGACGGCGGAGCAGATCGTGACGATCGCCCGGTCGATGCGAAAGGCCGGGATGGGGGTTCTCGTCACGCGTCTGTCCGACGAAAAGATGCGGACCCTCCGGAAACGGCTCCGGGGGTCGGAGCCCCACCCGCAGGCCCGCTGCCTGGTGGTCCGGGACGACGCCCCGAAGATCGTCGGGAAGGGAACCGTCCTCGTGGTGACGGCGGGAACGTCGGACATCCCGGTGGCGGAAGAGGCGGCCGTGACCGCCGAATTCCTCGGCAACCGCGTCGATCGCCTCTTCGACGTCGGGGTCGCGGGGATCCACCGGCTTCTGCTGCAGCAGGAGCGGCTGCGCGGCGCCCGGGTGATCGTCGTGGCGGCGGGGATGGAAGGGGCGCTCGCCTCGGTGGTGGGGGGGCTGACCGACAAGCCCGTCATCGCGGTACCGACCAGCGTCGGCTACGGCGCGGCCTTCGGCGGCGTGGCGGCGCTCCTCGGGATGCTCAACTCCTGCTCCCCCACGGTGGCCGTGGTCAACATCGACAACGGGTT
Proteins encoded in this window:
- the larB gene encoding nickel pincer cofactor biosynthesis protein LarB; its protein translation is MTKDRLKKMLADVAAGAVSVEEAFERLRALPYERVAGAHVDHHRGIRQGVPEVIFGEGKTAEQIVTIARSMRKAGMGVLVTRLSDEKMRTLRKRLRGSEPHPQARCLVVRDDAPKIVGKGTVLVVTAGTSDIPVAEEAAVTAEFLGNRVDRLFDVGVAGIHRLLLQQERLRGARVIVVAAGMEGALASVVGGLTDKPVIAVPTSVGYGAAFGGVAALLGMLNSCSPTVAVVNIDNGFGAGVIASVINRL